The following are encoded together in the Anopheles nili chromosome 3, idAnoNiliSN_F5_01, whole genome shotgun sequence genome:
- the LOC128725503 gene encoding putative fatty acyl-CoA reductase CG5065, with protein sequence MQQKCSSIPAVFAGADVFITGGSGFMGKVLIEKLLRSCPDIGRVFVLMRAKRGKSLQDRLKIITDGVLFDTLKGERPETLQKIQPIEGDCTQLKLGMSSESMERLKDVRFVFHAAASVRFDDPLKDAILINTRSTREVFDWAKTLHQLKAVVHVSTTYCNPELLRVEEKIYPPKMDWREAIRLAEAFDTAELEMLKDKLTQFAPNTYTYTKGLAEQICNEYRYELPLVVFRPSIVTNSESEPLSGWVDNFNGPIGLLLGCASGVVRTGLLDLEKRINCIPVDVSIKAIIVAAWKRATTDEPGALPVYNSAAESEKTITYGTMLYDGKVLFDRIPLSNMMWAPGGTATSNKYIFYLMFFCCQLLPALLVDALFRLRGQPPFLLRLNRKIFDAQVSLRYFMNNEWVFKNDNFKELECTLSETDRNTFSTSYFVRGMMEYYQSAILGGRRYLLKEPDENIAMALKKYTRLRVLNYSVKLVAVCLLTYWVYSRFVM encoded by the exons ATGCAGCAAAAGTGCAGTAGTATACCGGCGGTGTTCGCCGGAGCGGATGTGTTTATTACGGGGGGTTCAGGATTTATGGGTAAAGTGCTCATCGAGAAGTTGTTGCGCTCGTGCCCGGACATTGGACGGGTGTTTGTGCTGATGCGCGCCAAACGTGGCAAGTCGCTTCAGGATCGTCTCAAAATAATCACGGATGGTGTG TTGTTTGACACGTTGAAAGGCGAACGTCCCGAAACATTGCAAAAGATACAACCGATCGAAGGTGACTGCACGCAGCTGAAGCTTGGCATGTCCAGCGAGAGCATGGAGCGCCTGAAGGATGTACGTTTCGTGTTTCATGCCGCTGCTAGCGTCCGATTTGATGATCCTCTGAAGGACGCCATCTTGATCAACACCCGCAGCACGCGGGAGGTGTTCGATTGGGCCAAAACGCTGCACCAGCTTAAGGCCGTCGTGCACGTCTCCACTACGTACTGCAATCCGGAGTTGCTGAgggtggaagagaaaatttACCCTCCGAAGATGGACTGGAGAGAAGCGATTCGCTTGGCGGAAGCGTTCGACACCGCTGAACTGGAAATGCTGAAGGATAA ACTGACGCAGTTTGCACCAAACACCTACACCTACACGAAAGGGTTGGCCGAGCAGATCTGTAACGAGTATCGCTACGAGCTGCCACTCGTCGTCTTCCGACCATCGATCGTGACTAACTCTGAAAGCGAACCCCTGAGCGGATGGGTGGACAACTTCAACGGACCGATCGGATTGCTGCTCGGTTGTGCCTCCGGTGTCGTTCGAACGGGACTGCTCGATCTGGAGAAACGAATAAACTGCATCCCAGTTGACGTTAGCATCAAGGCGATAATTGTGGCCGCCTGGAAGAGGGCCACCACCGATGAACCGGGAGCCCTGCCGGTGTACAACAGTGCCGCCGAGTCGGAGAAAACGATCACCTACGGTACGATGCTGTACGACGGCAAGGTGCTGTTTGATCGTATTCCGCTCAGTAACATGATGTGGGCTCCCGGTGGCACCGCAACGTCCAACAAGTACATTTTCTACCTCATGTTTTTCTGTTGCCAGCTACTGCCAGCCCTGTTAGTGGACGCATTATTTCGCCTCAGAGGGCAACCCCCGTT CTTGCTGAGGCTGAATCGTAAAATATTTGATGCGCAAGTTTCCCTTCGATACTTCATGAACAACGAATGGGTGTTTAAAAATGATAACTTCAAAGAACTGGAGTGCACGCTATCGGAAACCGATAG GAATACCTTCTCCACGAGCTACTTTGTGCGTGGAATGATGGAGTACTATCAGAGCGCCATCCTTGGCGGCAGGCGATACTTGCTGAAGGAACCTGATGAAAATATTGCAATGGCgctaaaaaaatacacgcgcTTGCGAGTGCTGAATTACTCGGTGAAGCTAGTGGCAGTGTGCTTGCTGACGTACTGGGTCTACAGTAGGTTCGTAATGTAG